In Oryza sativa Japonica Group chromosome 3, ASM3414082v1, one DNA window encodes the following:
- the LOC136351154 gene encoding heavy metal-associated isoprenylated plant protein 39-like isoform X1: MSKKIVVKLDLHDNKDKQKAMKVVSTLAGIDAISMDMASRKMTVIGTVDPVNVVSKLRKASWPAYIESLGPAKEPEKKKEGGGDAKKDGGDGKKEGGGDGKKEGGDGKKEGDGKKGEAAAAAKKEEGGGEKKVAAVAPMPMPMHQLPPPYMFNAGYMNQYRPPPPPPPAYPYAPPQYYYARDMSMEENPNPCAIC; this comes from the exons ATGTCGAAG AAGATTGTGGTGAAGCTGGATCTCCATGACAACAAGGACAAGCAGAAGGCCATGAAGGTCGTCTCCACGCTTGCCG GCATCGACGCCATTTCCATGGACATGGCGTCGCGCAAGATGACGGTGATCGGCACGGTTGACCCGGTGAACGTGGTGAGCAAGCTGCGCAAGGCGTCCTGGCCGGCCTACATCGAGTCCCTCGGCCCGGCCAAggagccggagaagaagaaggagggcggcggcgatgccaAGAAGGATGGCGGCGATGGcaagaaggagggaggaggagacggcaaGAAGGAAGGCGGCGATGGGAAGAAGGAAGGTGACGGCAAGaagggtgaggcggcggcggcggccaagaaagaggaaggcggcggcgagaagaAAGTCGCGGCGGTGGCACCGATGCCGATGCCGATGCACCAACTGCCACCGCCGTACATGTTCAACGCCGGGTACATGAACCAgtaccggccgccgccgccgccgccgccggcctacCCGTACGCGCCGCCACAGTACTACTACGCGAGGGACATGAGCATGGAGGAGAACCCCAACCCGTGTGCCATTTGCTGA
- the LOC136351154 gene encoding heavy metal-associated isoprenylated plant protein 39-like isoform X2 yields MSKIVVKLDLHDNKDKQKAMKVVSTLAGIDAISMDMASRKMTVIGTVDPVNVVSKLRKASWPAYIESLGPAKEPEKKKEGGGDAKKDGGDGKKEGGGDGKKEGGDGKKEGDGKKGEAAAAAKKEEGGGEKKVAAVAPMPMPMHQLPPPYMFNAGYMNQYRPPPPPPPAYPYAPPQYYYARDMSMEENPNPCAIC; encoded by the exons ATGTCGAAG ATTGTGGTGAAGCTGGATCTCCATGACAACAAGGACAAGCAGAAGGCCATGAAGGTCGTCTCCACGCTTGCCG GCATCGACGCCATTTCCATGGACATGGCGTCGCGCAAGATGACGGTGATCGGCACGGTTGACCCGGTGAACGTGGTGAGCAAGCTGCGCAAGGCGTCCTGGCCGGCCTACATCGAGTCCCTCGGCCCGGCCAAggagccggagaagaagaaggagggcggcggcgatgccaAGAAGGATGGCGGCGATGGcaagaaggagggaggaggagacggcaaGAAGGAAGGCGGCGATGGGAAGAAGGAAGGTGACGGCAAGaagggtgaggcggcggcggcggccaagaaagaggaaggcggcggcgagaagaAAGTCGCGGCGGTGGCACCGATGCCGATGCCGATGCACCAACTGCCACCGCCGTACATGTTCAACGCCGGGTACATGAACCAgtaccggccgccgccgccgccgccgccggcctacCCGTACGCGCCGCCACAGTACTACTACGCGAGGGACATGAGCATGGAGGAGAACCCCAACCCGTGTGCCATTTGCTGA
- the LOC136351154 gene encoding heavy metal-associated isoprenylated plant protein 39-like isoform X3, with protein sequence MKVVSTLAGIDAISMDMASRKMTVIGTVDPVNVVSKLRKASWPAYIESLGPAKEPEKKKEGGGDAKKDGGDGKKEGGGDGKKEGGDGKKEGDGKKGEAAAAAKKEEGGGEKKVAAVAPMPMPMHQLPPPYMFNAGYMNQYRPPPPPPPAYPYAPPQYYYARDMSMEENPNPCAIC encoded by the exons ATGAAGGTCGTCTCCACGCTTGCCG GCATCGACGCCATTTCCATGGACATGGCGTCGCGCAAGATGACGGTGATCGGCACGGTTGACCCGGTGAACGTGGTGAGCAAGCTGCGCAAGGCGTCCTGGCCGGCCTACATCGAGTCCCTCGGCCCGGCCAAggagccggagaagaagaaggagggcggcggcgatgccaAGAAGGATGGCGGCGATGGcaagaaggagggaggaggagacggcaaGAAGGAAGGCGGCGATGGGAAGAAGGAAGGTGACGGCAAGaagggtgaggcggcggcggcggccaagaaagaggaaggcggcggcgagaagaAAGTCGCGGCGGTGGCACCGATGCCGATGCCGATGCACCAACTGCCACCGCCGTACATGTTCAACGCCGGGTACATGAACCAgtaccggccgccgccgccgccgccgccggcctacCCGTACGCGCCGCCACAGTACTACTACGCGAGGGACATGAGCATGGAGGAGAACCCCAACCCGTGTGCCATTTGCTGA